A single region of the Blattabacterium sp. (Cryptocercus kyebangensis) genome encodes:
- a CDS encoding pyridoxal phosphate-dependent aminotransferase translates to MIVVAKRIHKISEYFFSEKMKEIQTLENKGIDIINLGIGNPDILPPNGVIHKMKEASEIKKANTYQSYIGIERLRNAISDWYGNTYKVDVDPQKEVLPLMGSKEGIMDISLSYLDKGNQVLIPNPGYPIYSSISKLLESEVIYYDLYDREDWCPNIKLLEKKNLSKVKIMWINYPHMPTGATITFEKLEEIVFFAKKNRILLVHDNPYSFILNNNPPLSVFNIKGSKDIALELNSLSKSYNMAGWRIGMIIGKKEYIKNILKVKSLINSGMYYPIQIGAIEAMNQDSEWFKRLNIEYLKRKKIILEICDRLYLKYRRKSSGIFVWAKILDLDQNDREWSDKILKNYHIFITPGSIFGNNGKGYVRFSMCCPVKTLEKAKNRIFS, encoded by the coding sequence ATGATTGTTGTAGCAAAAAGAATACATAAAATATCGGAATATTTTTTTTCCGAAAAAATGAAAGAGATTCAGACTCTTGAAAATAAGGGGATAGATATCATTAATTTAGGAATTGGAAATCCGGATATTCTTCCTCCAAATGGAGTTATTCATAAAATGAAAGAAGCATCAGAAATAAAAAAGGCTAACACTTATCAAAGTTATATAGGTATAGAAAGGTTACGTAATGCTATTTCTGATTGGTATGGAAATACATATAAAGTGGATGTGGATCCTCAAAAAGAAGTGTTGCCTTTGATGGGGTCCAAGGAGGGAATTATGGATATAAGCCTTTCTTATTTGGACAAAGGAAATCAAGTTTTAATTCCAAATCCTGGGTATCCTATTTATTCTTCCATATCCAAACTTTTAGAATCGGAAGTTATTTATTATGATCTTTATGATAGGGAGGATTGGTGCCCTAATATAAAACTATTGGAAAAGAAAAATCTATCTAAGGTGAAGATTATGTGGATCAATTATCCTCATATGCCAACAGGTGCAACTATCACTTTTGAAAAGTTGGAAGAAATAGTCTTTTTTGCGAAAAAAAATCGTATTTTACTAGTGCACGATAACCCTTATAGTTTCATATTAAACAACAACCCCCCTTTGAGTGTATTTAATATTAAAGGATCTAAAGATATTGCTTTAGAATTAAATTCTTTAAGTAAAAGTTATAATATGGCTGGATGGAGGATTGGAATGATAATAGGAAAAAAAGAATATATTAAAAATATTTTAAAAGTAAAAAGTCTAATCAATTCTGGAATGTATTATCCAATACAAATTGGGGCTATAGAAGCAATGAATCAAGATTCAGAATGGTTTAAAAGACTCAATATAGAATATTTAAAACGTAAAAAAATTATATTGGAGATATGTGATCGTCTATATTTAAAATATAGAAGAAAAAGTTCCGGAATATTTGTTTGGGCTAAAATTCTAGATTTAGATCAAAATGATCGTGAATGGTCCGATAAAATTCTCAAAAATTATCACATATTTATTACACCTGGAAGCATTTTTGGAAATAATGGAAAAGGGTATGTAAGATTTTCTATGTGTTGTCCTGTAAAAACTTTGGAAAAAGCAAAAAATAGAATTTTTTCATGA
- the metK gene encoding methionine adenosyltransferase produces MPYLFTSESVSEGHPDKISDQISDAILDHFLAYDSEAKVAIETLVTTGQIVLAGEVNSKTWVNVQKVARDILRKIGYTKNEYRFNADSCGVISSIQEQSRDLFQGIQNKKKENQGAGDQGIVFGYAIKETENYMPLSLEMSHHLLRELSSIRNEGEKMPYLRPDAKSQVTMEYSDKNIPIHIHTIVISTQHDEFDTKEKMHKRIVQDIKNILIPRVKNNILSKDIKKLFTDRTKYYINSTGKFVTGGPHGDTGITGRKIIVDTYGGRGSHGGGAFSGKDPSKVDRSAAYAARHIAKNLVAAGVADELSIQISYAVGVAEPIGIFVNTYGSSRRELMDEDIVLKIKKIFDFRPYSITKRLKLCNPIYEETAVYGHMGKIPKKVWKYFSDIEGNKKKQEVELFTWEKLDYLPLIKEVFEI; encoded by the coding sequence ATGCCTTATTTATTCACTAGCGAATCTGTTTCAGAAGGACATCCTGATAAAATATCGGACCAAATATCGGATGCTATATTAGATCATTTTTTGGCCTATGATTCAGAAGCAAAAGTAGCTATAGAAACTTTAGTTACTACGGGGCAAATTGTATTAGCAGGAGAAGTAAATTCTAAAACTTGGGTGAATGTTCAAAAAGTAGCTCGTGATATTCTTAGGAAGATTGGATATACTAAAAATGAATATAGATTCAATGCAGATTCTTGTGGTGTTATTTCTTCTATTCAAGAACAATCTAGAGATCTATTCCAGGGTATACAAAATAAGAAAAAAGAAAATCAAGGAGCTGGAGACCAAGGGATTGTATTTGGGTATGCTATTAAGGAAACAGAAAATTATATGCCTTTATCATTAGAAATGTCTCATCATCTATTAAGGGAACTTTCATCCATACGAAATGAAGGAGAAAAGATGCCTTATTTACGTCCAGACGCAAAATCGCAAGTTACTATGGAATATTCTGATAAAAATATCCCTATCCATATTCACACCATTGTAATTTCAACTCAACATGATGAATTTGACACAAAAGAAAAAATGCATAAACGGATAGTTCAAGATATTAAAAATATTTTGATACCAAGGGTAAAGAATAATATCCTATCGAAGGATATAAAAAAATTATTTACCGATAGAACGAAGTATTACATAAATTCTACAGGTAAATTTGTTACTGGAGGACCTCACGGAGATACTGGAATTACCGGAAGAAAAATTATAGTGGATACTTATGGAGGAAGAGGTTCTCATGGAGGAGGGGCTTTTTCTGGAAAAGACCCTTCTAAAGTGGATAGATCGGCGGCTTATGCTGCTAGGCATATTGCAAAAAATCTTGTTGCAGCAGGAGTCGCCGATGAATTATCGATACAAATATCTTATGCCGTTGGTGTTGCAGAACCGATAGGAATTTTTGTGAATACTTATGGGTCCTCTAGAAGAGAACTTATGGATGAAGATATTGTACTAAAAATTAAGAAAATTTTTGATTTTCGTCCTTACTCTATAACAAAAAGATTAAAATTGTGTAACCCAATATATGAGGAAACGGCTGTTTATGGACATATGGGAAAAATTCCAAAAAAAGTATGGAAATATTTTTCGGATATAGAAGGAAATAAAAAAAAACAAGAAGTAGAACTTTTCACATGGGAAAAATTGGACTATTTGCCTTTAATAAAAGAAGTTTTTGAGATTTAA
- a CDS encoding enoyl-ACP reductase: MSYNLLKGKKGIIFGAFDENSIAWKVAERAYKEKASFILTNTPASLRMGKIYELSHKTESMVVPADATSIKDLNFLFDKTLDHFGGKIDFLLHSIAMSINIRKGIPYTSMNYEFLRKGWEISAVSYHKIMQTAWSKDAMNKWGSIVALTYVASQRSFPYYGDMADYKSYLESITRNFGYHWGIKKKVRVNTVSQSPSVTRAAKSIKGFNQFFILSEKISPLGNASAQDCANYIITLFSDFTRKVTMQNLYHDGGFSKTGISETMIS, from the coding sequence ATGTCTTATAATCTATTGAAAGGGAAAAAAGGAATTATATTTGGAGCTTTTGATGAAAATTCTATTGCTTGGAAGGTAGCAGAACGTGCTTATAAAGAAAAAGCGTCTTTTATTTTAACAAATACCCCGGCTTCTTTAAGAATGGGAAAAATTTATGAATTATCTCATAAAACAGAATCCATGGTAGTCCCTGCAGATGCCACTTCTATTAAAGATCTTAATTTTTTGTTTGATAAAACTTTAGATCATTTTGGAGGAAAAATAGATTTTCTATTGCATTCCATTGCTATGTCCATAAATATTCGAAAAGGGATCCCTTATACCTCTATGAATTATGAATTTTTGAGAAAGGGATGGGAAATATCTGCCGTATCCTATCATAAAATCATGCAAACGGCTTGGAGTAAAGACGCCATGAATAAATGGGGATCTATTGTGGCTCTAACTTATGTTGCTTCTCAACGAAGTTTTCCATATTATGGAGATATGGCGGATTATAAATCTTATTTAGAGAGTATTACACGTAATTTTGGTTATCATTGGGGAATAAAAAAAAAAGTAAGGGTTAATACGGTTTCACAATCTCCTAGTGTGACAAGAGCAGCAAAATCTATTAAAGGATTCAATCAATTTTTTATTTTATCTGAAAAAATATCTCCTTTAGGAAATGCTTCTGCACAAGATTGCGCAAACTATATAATTACACTTTTTTCAGATTTTACAAGAAAAGTAACAATGCAAAATTTGTATCATGATGGAGGTTTTTCTAAAACAGGTATTAGTGAAACGATGATTTCATGA
- a CDS encoding bifunctional 3-deoxy-7-phosphoheptulonate synthase/chorismate mutase type II — MEKNILNNSIDRSWIEKFDKPLVISGPCSAESEQQIKETAIRLDQSYVKVFRAGIWKPRTKPNNFEGIGKDGLQWLKNVKKNTGLMVATEVANAEHVKLALSFDIDILWIGARSTASPFTVQEIADSLKGKEDKIVLVKNPIHPDLELWIGALERLFVKGVKKLGVIHRGFYTYKTSKYRNQPNWNILLNFRSILPRIPVICDPSHICGNKKGILEISKIAFHFFRCDGLMIESHCDPDHAWSDAKQQITPEKLLEMLKNLIYSNNYDEKYQNQLDSLRILIDEIDENIITLLAERMKISKKLGILKKEYNIALLQKNRWEDILNKAIKLGKGLGVSEELIEEIFKLLHKESIKIQKF; from the coding sequence ATGGAAAAAAATATTCTAAATAATAGTATAGACAGATCTTGGATTGAAAAATTTGACAAACCCCTAGTCATATCTGGTCCTTGTAGTGCAGAGAGCGAACAACAAATAAAAGAAACAGCTATAAGGTTGGACCAATCCTATGTAAAAGTATTTAGAGCCGGTATATGGAAACCTAGAACTAAACCGAATAACTTTGAAGGAATTGGGAAAGATGGACTTCAATGGCTAAAAAATGTAAAAAAAAATACAGGATTAATGGTAGCTACGGAAGTAGCCAATGCAGAACATGTAAAATTGGCGTTATCTTTTGATATAGATATTCTTTGGATAGGAGCAAGAAGTACAGCAAGTCCATTTACTGTTCAAGAAATTGCGGATTCTTTAAAAGGAAAAGAGGATAAAATTGTCTTAGTAAAAAATCCTATACATCCTGATCTAGAATTATGGATAGGAGCTTTAGAACGTTTATTTGTAAAAGGAGTGAAAAAATTAGGGGTTATCCATCGTGGTTTTTATACCTATAAAACATCGAAATATCGTAATCAACCTAACTGGAATATATTATTGAATTTTAGGAGTATTCTTCCTAGAATTCCTGTTATTTGTGATCCTTCACATATTTGTGGAAATAAAAAAGGAATTTTGGAAATTTCCAAAATAGCTTTTCATTTTTTTAGATGTGACGGATTGATGATAGAAAGTCATTGTGATCCTGATCATGCTTGGAGTGATGCTAAACAACAAATCACTCCTGAAAAACTTTTGGAAATGTTAAAAAATTTGATATATTCTAATAATTATGATGAAAAATATCAAAATCAGTTAGATTCTTTAAGAATCCTAATTGATGAAATAGATGAAAATATTATTACTCTTTTAGCAGAAAGAATGAAAATTTCCAAAAAATTAGGAATTCTTAAAAAAGAATATAATATAGCTTTATTACAGAAAAATAGATGGGAGGATATTTTGAATAAAGCTATAAAATTAGGAAAAGGGTTAGGTGTTTCGGAAGAGCTTATTGAAGAAATTTTCAAACTATTGCATAAAGAATCCATTAAAATTCAAAAATTTTAA
- a CDS encoding prephenate dehydrogenase, giving the protein MNIGIIGLGLIGGSISLGLRKSNFGDKFIGIDSNKENAIHAVRLGIVDEIIPFQDLILQSSVIILSIPVDGIEKILPIILNKISSDTVILDTGSTKYEICNSVYSHPKRSRFVATHPIAGVENSGPTYAHSDLFHKKNCILCDSELSDPDAIFMAEKIYSIMDMRMIYITSKEHDFYISYVSHLPHVVSFSLASTVLEKFKNEKEIFNNMMGSGLDSTTRLAKSKPETWLPIFISNRNNLIQAMDVYIDHLKIFRKYLRKKEFHQIDRYIKKANDIK; this is encoded by the coding sequence ATGAATATTGGAATTATAGGATTAGGTTTAATCGGGGGATCTATTAGTTTAGGATTAAGAAAATCCAATTTTGGAGATAAATTTATAGGAATAGATTCTAATAAAGAAAATGCTATTCATGCTGTAAGACTTGGAATTGTAGATGAAATAATTCCTTTTCAGGATCTTATTCTACAATCTTCCGTTATTATTTTATCCATTCCTGTAGATGGAATAGAAAAAATACTTCCAATCATTCTTAACAAAATCAGTAGTGATACAGTTATTTTAGATACTGGATCTACTAAGTATGAAATTTGTAATAGTGTCTATTCTCATCCAAAAAGAAGTCGTTTTGTGGCTACACACCCTATTGCAGGAGTAGAAAATTCTGGACCTACTTATGCTCATTCAGATCTTTTCCATAAAAAAAATTGTATTCTTTGTGATTCTGAACTTAGTGATCCAGATGCGATATTCATGGCAGAAAAAATTTACTCTATAATGGATATGCGTATGATTTATATCACATCTAAAGAACATGATTTTTATATTTCTTACGTATCTCATTTACCTCATGTGGTTTCTTTTTCTTTAGCTAGCACCGTTTTAGAAAAATTTAAAAATGAAAAAGAAATTTTTAATAATATGATGGGTAGCGGATTGGATTCTACTACACGTTTAGCAAAAAGCAAACCTGAAACGTGGTTACCTATTTTTATTTCTAATAGAAATAATCTGATTCAAGCTATGGATGTTTATATAGATCACTTAAAGATATTTCGTAAATATTTAAGAAAAAAAGAGTTTCATCAAATTGATCGGTATATAAAAAAAGCAAATGATATAAAATAA